One genomic window of Salirhabdus salicampi includes the following:
- the prfB gene encoding peptide chain release factor 2 (programmed frameshift), producing MDLTEIKQELDKMANRLADFRGSLDLSVKKDRIAELEQEMTTPDFWDNQDKAQKVINEVNSIKELVQSFEKNEEALENLEANYELVKDEDDPELREELEEEVKLLTDELNQFELQMLLSDPYDRNNAILELHPGAGGTESQDWASMLLRMYTRWAEKKGFKVETMDYLPGDEAGVKSVTLLIKGHNAYGYLKAEKGIHRLVRISPFDSSGRRHTSFVSCEVMPEFDDDVEVDVKTEDLKIDTYRSSGAGGQHVNTTDSAVRITHVPTNTVVTCQSERSQIKNREKAMKMLKAKLYQLEIERKQQELDEIRGEQKDIGWGSQIRSYVFHPYSMVKDHRTNVEVGNVQGVMDGELGPFIDAYLRSKLS from the exons TTTAGCGGACTTTAGGGGGTCTCTT GACTTATCGGTAAAAAAGGATCGAATTGCTGAACTTGAACAGGAGATGACTACACCTGATTTTTGGGATAATCAGGATAAGGCCCAAAAAGTGATTAATGAAGTCAATTCCATTAAGGAGTTAGTACAATCCTTTGAAAAGAATGAAGAAGCGTTAGAAAATTTAGAAGCCAACTATGAACTGGTAAAAGATGAAGATGACCCAGAACTAAGGGAAGAGCTTGAAGAGGAAGTAAAATTACTAACAGATGAACTGAATCAGTTTGAATTACAAATGCTTCTTAGTGACCCGTATGACCGTAACAATGCAATTTTAGAGCTACATCCTGGTGCTGGTGGGACGGAATCACAAGACTGGGCAAGTATGTTGCTTCGTATGTATACCCGTTGGGCTGAGAAAAAAGGATTTAAAGTTGAGACAATGGATTATTTACCTGGTGATGAAGCAGGCGTAAAAAGTGTTACATTGCTTATTAAAGGCCATAATGCCTACGGATACTTAAAAGCGGAGAAGGGGATCCATCGTTTAGTTCGTATCTCACCATTTGACTCCTCAGGTCGACGTCATACTTCATTTGTCTCTTGTGAAGTCATGCCAGAATTTGATGATGATGTAGAGGTAGATGTAAAAACTGAAGACTTGAAAATCGATACGTATCGTTCAAGTGGAGCAGGCGGACAGCACGTGAATACGACTGATTCTGCAGTTAGGATAACGCACGTGCCAACAAACACAGTAGTAACCTGTCAGTCAGAGCGTTCCCAAATTAAAAACCGTGAAAAAGCGATGAAGATGTTAAAGGCGAAACTGTATCAATTAGAAATTGAACGTAAGCAACAGGAGCTTGATGAAATTCGTGGTGAGCAAAAAGATATCGGCTGGGGTAGTCAAATCCGCTCGTATGTATTCCACCCATACTCGATGGTTAAAGATCATCGAACAAATGTAGAAGTCGGTAACGTCCAAGGTGTAATGGACGGAGAGCTGGGCCCATTCATCGATGCGTACTTACGCTCGAAGTTGTCATAA
- a CDS encoding YitT family protein: MLHNSRRTPLSPKQLVLIEYFYVLLGSFFVAISFNVFLLPNRVASGGVAGISTITEAVFQWEPALVQGALNVPLFLAGVIILGANFGLKSFVGTLILPFFVYLTKDIDPATMNPLLGAIFGGMGVGLGLGIVFRGRASTGGIDVAAQILHRYTNISLGLCIAIIDGAIVVTSALVFNVEQGLYALIGLFITSRTIDVVQVGFNTSKNVMIITKYPNEVRDEIFAKVDRGVTILSGTGGYTNEERNVIMCVVDQKEFSQLTRIVKGIDPGAFVVAMAAAEVLGEGFKST; this comes from the coding sequence ATGTTACATAATTCTCGTAGAACACCACTTTCACCAAAACAGTTGGTGTTAATTGAATATTTTTATGTACTGTTAGGATCATTTTTTGTTGCTATCTCATTTAATGTATTTCTATTACCAAATCGAGTAGCCTCAGGTGGGGTTGCCGGGATTAGTACGATTACAGAGGCAGTATTTCAGTGGGAGCCGGCACTTGTTCAAGGTGCGTTAAATGTTCCTCTATTTTTAGCGGGCGTAATAATATTAGGAGCAAATTTTGGGTTGAAGTCTTTTGTCGGAACGCTGATTTTACCATTTTTCGTTTATCTTACCAAGGATATCGACCCTGCAACGATGAATCCGTTGCTCGGAGCTATTTTTGGTGGTATGGGTGTAGGTCTTGGTTTAGGTATCGTGTTTCGTGGTCGGGCCTCTACTGGTGGAATTGATGTTGCAGCCCAAATTTTACATCGTTATACAAACATATCCCTCGGGCTATGTATTGCGATTATCGATGGTGCTATTGTCGTAACCTCTGCTCTCGTCTTTAATGTCGAGCAAGGTTTATATGCGTTAATTGGTTTGTTTATTACGAGTCGAACAATTGATGTTGTTCAAGTAGGCTTTAATACATCGAAAAATGTCATGATTATTACGAAATATCCGAATGAAGTAAGGGATGAAATTTTTGCAAAAGTTGACCGTGGCGTGACAATTTTAAGTGGGACTGGTGGTTACACGAATGAGGAACGGAACGTCATTATGTGTGTTGTTGACCAAAAGGAATTTTCGCAATTAACTCGAATTGTAAAAGGTATTGATCCGGGTGCTTTCGTTGTGGCCATGGCAGCGGCTGAAGTACTTGGAGAAGGGTTTAAATCAACATAA